In Candidatus Omnitrophota bacterium, the DNA window GGTGCGGCGCATCGTCCTGCCGTTGATGGACGAGCATGAAGCGGCGGAGCCGGACGCTGGAGAGACGCCAAGAGACCGGATGCACGAAAAGCGGAAAGAAGAGATCGTGGAAAAAATCCTTGCGACGTTGAAGCCGGCGAAAAGGGGCGTTTTGATTCTGCGCTATTTCGAAGGATTGTCTTATCGCGAAATTTCTTCCGTCATAGGAAAGCCGGAAGCGACGGTCAAATCCATCGCCTATCGGGCGGAAGAGGAACTGCGGTCGAAATTATCCGATCTGCGGCTTTACGAATAGAGGCGAACTATGAGACCCGTATGCCATTCCATCCGAAAACAATTGTTATTCTTCGTCGAAACCCGTCTAGGAAAAACTGGCGTTCTGGAGGAAAAACAACAGCGCGAGATCGAAGCGCATACGGCGGAATGCGAAGCCTGCCGCCTGGAAGCGGAGCGCATAGCCGCTCATTTGAACTTCTTACAGACGCTGCTTCCTCCAACCGTTCCGGCGCTGTTGGCGGCGAAATGCCTGGCGGCGGCGGAAAGAACGTCCCGCAAGCCGTATCGCCGTTTCTCTCTGGTTACGGCGGGCGCGGCGGCGGCGATTTTGCTCGCCGTCTTTGCGGCGGGATTATGGATAGGCAATGGGATGAAGAACTATTCTCCCGCTCCCAACGCCTTCGCGTCGTTGGTCAAGGTTCAAAACGGCTTGCTCGATCAATTGGAAACGCTTCTGCGTAAAGAAGGCGACGCGGAATCGCAAGATTCCTTCGCCGCCTGGCAATACCCTATAGAACAGGTGAGATATTCGTCTCAAGTGATCGAAGCCTACTACAAGCAAAACCAGGGAAACCCCGTCGCCCAGCGCGGATTCTGCGAAGCCATCTATCAAAATATCCGTACGCTGGCCGGGCTGTGCGCTTCCTTGGAAAACGAGAAAGAATCCGCGCCGTCCGGCGCGGGTTTAGGAACGGCGAAAAAGAAAGACATCGAAATCTAACCGGATCCGGCGGCGTCTTCTTTTCTTTTTATATACCGCTTCCCCAGCGGAAAATAGCGGGGCTTTGTCGATGATTCCTCTCGTCCTTCTCCTCTCCCGGAGGGCGTAGAGATGCGATCGTGGAATGCGAAGTAATGAGGCGGGAGAACAATTCTTCACTCGATTATTAAATAGGAGGACGAACATGTTGAAAAATAAAATAATTCCAATCGTCATTGCGGCTTTTCTCTTCGGCTTGCCCTGCGGAATTTCCCCGTTGGCGGAAGAGGTTTCCACGGAATCGATCGGCGAAACGACCGATGAAATCAGCGAAGCCATAAACGCCCAAATGGCTCAAGTTCGAGAACAGACGAAACAAGTCAAGGAAAAGATGAAAGCGGTAAAGGGGCAAAAAGAGAACGTCAAAAAGGCGATGGAGAAGTTTATAGAGGAAATGAGGAAACACAAATTGGATTTCTCCGACATAGCCGAGAGCTTATCCAATATGGCGATAGAAATTCCCGAAATCGTTATGGAAATTCCTCCCATTCCTCCCATCCCGCCCATAAAAATGCCGAAAATGCCCTATGTGCCTCCTATAGGCGGCATTAACTCTTCTTTGAAGGATTTCAAAGGCGAAACCGTAGCGAAGAAATTCGATAAAACTTTCGAGACGAACGAAAAAACTCGTCTCATTGCGCATGGCCCCTTCGCTTCTCTCGTCATCGTCCCGGCGGAACCGGGTCAAAGCCTGCGCGCCGAAGTGGAATTAATCGCCGGGGCGCCGGATAAAGATGAAGCGCAGAAGCTGCTCGATGAAATGGAGGTTTCTTTCGAATCGAAAGACGATGAGCTGACGATAACGGCGCCGCCGATGAAAGACCATACCAAAGACGACAACCAAAGGATTAAGGCGTGCAAGGTTAAGTTATTCGCGCCGGCGTTGGCGTCGATTGAATTGAAGAATCAATTCGGCGACGTGCTGATCGAAAGCGTCTCGACGAATATCCAGTGCGAAAACGAATTCGGTTCTCTTGACGTGAAGAACGTACGGGGCGAGCTGGATTTAAAGAACAAATTCGGCTCCTTGATTGTCGTCAACCATATCGGCGACGGCAAATTGCGCTGCGAATTCGGCGGCCCCACCATCGACGGCTGGTCGGGCAAAATGGACTTGGACGTGCAATTCGGCCAATCGGACATCTCAGGCTTGACGAAGGAAGCGGAAATAAACGGGAAATTCTCCTTCGGCGCCGTGAATCTGAAACTGCCGACAGATTATGCGGGTGAAATTAAAGCGTCAGCCAGCATGGGTTCCATCAAAGCGCCGGAAGGATTGAAAGAGAAAAAAGAGATGATGTCGAATAGCGTATCCGGCGTCATCGGCGAAGGCAAAGGCCGCATCAACCTTAAATGCAGTTTCAGCGAGGTTACGATCGTGAAGGAATAGCCAACTTGCCTTATTATAAAAAAGAGGTTGGGTGGCAAGGGCAAAAGTTGTTTTTGCCCTTGATTAAAAAGAGATCATTGCCGAAGGGGCGCGGCTATCGCGCCCCTTCCTGTTTATCCCGGTTAAGCATCCGCGAATAACTGCTTAGTTGAACATCAGGTTTTCACTTTCATTCTTTTCATATATTCTTATAGATAGAGTCTGTTGCGGGAGGAATGACGAACGGACCGGATGCCGGAAAGGAGAAGAGGCCATGAGACGGCTATGCGGATTCACCTTGATCGAACTTCTGGTCGTGG includes these proteins:
- a CDS encoding zf-HC2 domain-containing protein, with amino-acid sequence MRPVCHSIRKQLLFFVETRLGKTGVLEEKQQREIEAHTAECEACRLEAERIAAHLNFLQTLLPPTVPALLAAKCLAAAERTSRKPYRRFSLVTAGAAAAILLAVFAAGLWIGNGMKNYSPAPNAFASLVKVQNGLLDQLETLLRKEGDAESQDSFAAWQYPIEQVRYSSQVIEAYYKQNQGNPVAQRGFCEAIYQNIRTLAGLCASLENEKESAPSGAGLGTAKKKDIEI
- a CDS encoding DUF4097 family beta strand repeat-containing protein; translation: MLKNKIIPIVIAAFLFGLPCGISPLAEEVSTESIGETTDEISEAINAQMAQVREQTKQVKEKMKAVKGQKENVKKAMEKFIEEMRKHKLDFSDIAESLSNMAIEIPEIVMEIPPIPPIPPIKMPKMPYVPPIGGINSSLKDFKGETVAKKFDKTFETNEKTRLIAHGPFASLVIVPAEPGQSLRAEVELIAGAPDKDEAQKLLDEMEVSFESKDDELTITAPPMKDHTKDDNQRIKACKVKLFAPALASIELKNQFGDVLIESVSTNIQCENEFGSLDVKNVRGELDLKNKFGSLIVVNHIGDGKLRCEFGGPTIDGWSGKMDLDVQFGQSDISGLTKEAEINGKFSFGAVNLKLPTDYAGEIKASASMGSIKAPEGLKEKKEMMSNSVSGVIGEGKGRINLKCSFSEVTIVKE